The following are encoded together in the Actinoplanes sp. N902-109 genome:
- a CDS encoding LacI family DNA-binding transcriptional regulator: protein MGNRPTIADIAKRVGVSPGAVSFALNGRPGVSEQTRARILEAAREMNWRPHRAARALGGSQAGVVGLVLARDPRTLGSEQFYTQLLYGMQDALSARSFAVQMQLVRDTAAEIALYRDWASEHRVDGLVLVDLQVDDPRVAVLDELRLPAVTLGPRHERGLPSVEADDGQAMITIVDYLATLGHRHIAHVAGPPIYRHTARRMTALREHAVSRGLDVGESVSTDFSDAQGAAATRTLLSRHRRPSAIIYDSDLMAAAGLGVALELGVRVPQELSIVSFDDSVLTRIVHPQLTCLSRDTYALGAQVAECLLATIADPGAPHSVQSETPRLVVRGSTARAVG, encoded by the coding sequence GTGGGAAACCGGCCGACGATCGCGGACATCGCCAAACGGGTGGGGGTGTCCCCCGGGGCGGTCTCGTTCGCGCTCAACGGCCGGCCGGGGGTCAGCGAGCAGACCCGCGCCCGCATCCTCGAGGCGGCGCGCGAGATGAACTGGCGGCCGCACCGCGCGGCCCGGGCCTTGGGCGGGTCGCAGGCCGGGGTGGTCGGGCTCGTGCTCGCCCGGGATCCGCGCACGCTGGGATCGGAGCAGTTCTACACGCAGCTGCTGTATGGCATGCAGGATGCGTTGTCGGCGCGGTCGTTCGCCGTACAGATGCAGCTGGTGCGGGACACCGCGGCCGAGATCGCGCTCTATCGCGACTGGGCCTCCGAGCACCGGGTGGACGGCCTGGTCCTGGTCGACCTGCAGGTCGACGATCCCCGCGTGGCCGTGCTGGACGAGCTGCGGCTGCCCGCGGTGACCCTCGGCCCCAGGCACGAGCGCGGGCTGCCCAGCGTCGAGGCCGACGACGGCCAGGCCATGATCACCATCGTGGACTACCTGGCCACGCTCGGGCACCGGCACATCGCCCACGTGGCCGGCCCGCCGATCTACCGGCACACCGCGCGGCGGATGACCGCGCTGCGCGAGCACGCCGTCTCGCGCGGCCTCGACGTCGGCGAATCGGTGTCCACCGACTTCAGCGACGCCCAGGGTGCGGCCGCCACCCGCACGCTGCTGTCCCGGCACCGGCGGCCGAGCGCGATCATCTACGACAGCGACCTGATGGCCGCCGCCGGGCTGGGCGTCGCGCTGGAACTCGGTGTCCGGGTGCCGCAGGAGCTCTCGATCGTGTCGTTCGACGACTCGGTGCTGACCCGCATCGTGCACCCGCAGCTGACCTGCCTGTCCCGGGACACCTACGCCCTCGGCGCCCAGGTCGCGGAGTGTCTGCTGGCCACCATCGCCGACCCCGGGGCGCCGCACAGCGTGCAGAGCGAGACGCCGAGGCTGGTCGTCCGCGGGAGCACGGCTCGCGCTGTTGGGTAA
- a CDS encoding glycoside hydrolase family 38 C-terminal domain-containing protein, producing MHDDIPLTVGRATRVLAERILPAVHPETVPLEVSVCALPGEPIPPAEGLALAYEPYTVGTPWGPAWSTTWFRVRAAVPPEWAGRRVEALIDLGFDVNMPGFQCEALVYRPDGTPVKSVNPRNQWVPVAGDTVDLFLEAAANPVLLDYHPFLPTQEGDIRTSSARPLYTTRRLDLAVLDEQAYELALDIDVLLDLQAQLPESGPRRMRILQALDNALDVLDLQDIAGTAEQSRACLREVLESPAEASAHRIAAIGHAHIDSAWLWPLRETIRKVARTASSMTELIDNDPGFLYGMSSAQQYAWLKEHRPEVFQRVAKAVQEGRFVPLGGMWVESDTVMPTGEALVRQFSYGQRFFREEFGVECQGVWLPDSFGYSPALPQLIRRAGFQWFFTQKISWNQVNKFPHHTFLWEGIDGSRVFTHFPPMDTYNSQLSGAELARAGKQFRENRLATSSLAPVGWGDGGGGTTREMAGRARRTADLEGSARVEWKHPDDFFAEAMAELPHPPVWVGELYLELHRATLTSQHQTKQGNRRSEHLLIEAELWAATAAVRAGVPYPYEEIDALWRDVLLHQFHDILPGTSIAWVHREAVAAYARIQAAASAIIESSVRALAGEGSVPLTFNPAPFARNGVPALGAAVAEPREAPVAADGLVLDNGVVRVTLSPEGLITSAVDLATGRDAIAPGQAGNLLQLHQDFPNMWDAWDVDRFYRNRVTDIRAVTSLTVEPGRVIVEREFSKSRIRQTLSLAPGSRTLLIGNEIDWHETEKFLKVAFPFDIRAEHVAAETQFGYQKRVTHTNTSWEAAKFETSMHRFVQVEDSGFGAALITDATYGYDLTRDSAPDAGITTTVRLSLLRAPRFPDPATDQGPQTCTFGLVIGADTGLATTEGIALNLPERAITGGHGVDPLISVEGEGILVSSVKLADDRSGDLVVRVYEAQGRRATGTLTLHSPITSATTATLLERPLTGTTATDGRIPLALTPFEVRTLRFGLR from the coding sequence GTGCACGACGACATCCCGTTGACCGTCGGACGCGCGACCCGTGTCCTGGCCGAACGCATCCTGCCCGCCGTCCACCCGGAGACCGTGCCGCTGGAGGTGAGCGTCTGCGCGCTGCCCGGTGAACCCATCCCGCCCGCCGAGGGGCTGGCCCTGGCCTACGAGCCGTACACCGTCGGCACGCCGTGGGGGCCCGCGTGGAGCACGACCTGGTTCCGGGTGCGCGCCGCCGTGCCGCCGGAGTGGGCCGGCCGCCGGGTGGAGGCGCTGATCGACCTCGGCTTCGACGTGAACATGCCCGGCTTCCAGTGCGAGGCGCTGGTGTACCGGCCGGACGGCACGCCGGTGAAGTCCGTCAACCCGCGCAACCAGTGGGTGCCCGTCGCCGGGGACACCGTGGACCTGTTCCTCGAGGCCGCCGCGAACCCGGTGCTGCTGGACTACCACCCGTTCCTGCCGACCCAGGAAGGTGACATCCGGACGTCGTCCGCGCGTCCGCTCTACACCACCCGGCGGCTGGACCTGGCGGTGCTCGACGAGCAGGCCTACGAACTCGCCCTCGACATCGACGTGCTGCTCGACCTCCAGGCCCAGCTGCCCGAGTCCGGACCGCGCCGGATGCGCATCCTGCAGGCCCTGGACAACGCGCTCGACGTGCTCGACCTGCAGGACATCGCGGGCACCGCCGAGCAGTCCCGGGCCTGTCTGCGCGAGGTGCTGGAGTCGCCGGCCGAGGCGAGCGCCCACCGGATCGCCGCGATCGGGCACGCCCACATCGACTCGGCCTGGCTGTGGCCGCTGCGCGAGACCATCCGCAAGGTCGCCCGGACGGCGTCGAGCATGACCGAGCTGATCGACAATGACCCCGGCTTCTTGTACGGCATGTCGAGCGCCCAGCAGTACGCCTGGCTCAAGGAGCACCGGCCCGAGGTGTTCCAGCGGGTCGCGAAGGCGGTGCAGGAGGGCCGGTTCGTCCCGCTGGGCGGCATGTGGGTGGAGAGCGACACGGTCATGCCCACGGGCGAGGCGCTGGTGCGGCAGTTCTCGTACGGTCAGCGCTTCTTCCGCGAGGAGTTCGGCGTCGAGTGCCAGGGCGTCTGGCTGCCGGACAGCTTCGGCTACTCCCCCGCCCTGCCGCAGCTCATCCGGCGGGCCGGGTTCCAGTGGTTCTTCACGCAGAAGATCTCGTGGAACCAGGTGAACAAGTTCCCGCACCACACGTTCCTGTGGGAGGGCATCGACGGGTCGCGGGTGTTTACCCACTTCCCGCCGATGGACACGTACAACTCGCAGCTGTCCGGGGCCGAGCTGGCCCGCGCCGGCAAGCAGTTCCGGGAGAACCGGCTCGCCACCAGCTCGCTGGCCCCGGTCGGCTGGGGCGACGGCGGTGGCGGCACCACCCGCGAGATGGCCGGGCGCGCCCGCCGCACCGCCGACCTCGAGGGCAGCGCCCGCGTCGAGTGGAAGCACCCGGACGACTTCTTCGCCGAGGCGATGGCCGAGCTGCCGCACCCGCCGGTCTGGGTGGGCGAGCTCTATCTCGAGCTGCACCGGGCCACGCTGACCAGCCAGCACCAGACCAAGCAGGGCAACCGGCGCAGCGAGCACCTGCTCATCGAGGCCGAGCTGTGGGCGGCCACGGCGGCGGTGCGGGCCGGGGTGCCCTACCCGTACGAGGAGATCGACGCGCTCTGGCGGGATGTGCTGCTGCACCAGTTCCACGACATCCTGCCCGGCACCTCGATCGCGTGGGTGCACCGGGAGGCCGTCGCGGCGTACGCGAGGATCCAGGCAGCGGCCTCGGCGATCATCGAGTCGTCGGTCCGGGCGCTGGCCGGGGAGGGGTCGGTCCCGCTGACCTTCAACCCGGCGCCGTTCGCCCGCAACGGGGTGCCCGCCCTGGGTGCCGCCGTTGCCGAGCCCCGGGAGGCGCCCGTTGCCGCCGACGGTCTCGTGCTGGACAACGGGGTCGTGCGGGTGACGCTCTCGCCCGAGGGTCTGATCACGTCCGCGGTCGACCTGGCCACCGGCCGCGACGCCATCGCCCCGGGCCAGGCCGGCAACCTGCTGCAGCTGCACCAGGACTTCCCGAACATGTGGGACGCCTGGGACGTCGACCGCTTCTACCGCAACCGGGTAACCGACATCCGGGCGGTGACGTCGCTGACCGTCGAGCCGGGCCGGGTGATCGTCGAGCGGGAGTTCTCGAAGTCCCGGATCCGCCAGACGCTGTCGCTGGCGCCGGGCAGCCGCACGCTCCTGATCGGCAACGAGATCGACTGGCACGAGACCGAGAAGTTCCTCAAGGTCGCGTTCCCGTTCGACATCCGGGCCGAGCACGTGGCCGCGGAGACCCAGTTCGGTTATCAAAAGCGGGTCACCCACACGAACACCAGCTGGGAGGCGGCCAAGTTCGAGACGTCCATGCACCGCTTCGTGCAGGTCGAGGACTCCGGCTTCGGTGCGGCTCTGATCACCGACGCGACGTACGGGTACGACCTCACCCGCGACTCGGCACCGGACGCGGGCATCACCACGACGGTGCGGCTGTCCCTGCTGCGTGCCCCGCGCTTCCCCGACCCGGCCACCGACCAGGGCCCGCAGACCTGCACCTTCGGCCTGGTCATCGGCGCGGACACCGGACTGGCCACGACCGAGGGCATCGCCCTGAACCTGCCGGAACGCGCGATCACCGGCGGGCACGGCGTGGACCCGCTGATCTCGGTCGAGGGCGAGGGCATCCTGGTCTCCAGCGTCAAGCTCGCCGACGACCGCAGCGGGGACCTGGTGGTGCGGGTGTACGAGGCACAGGGCCGCCGGGCCACCGGCACGCTCACGCTGCACTCCCCGATCACCTCGGCCACCACAGCCACGCTGCTGGAACGCCCGCTCACCGGCACGACCGCCACCGATGGCCGGATCCCGCTGGCGCTGACGCCGTTCGAGGTCCGGACGCTGCGGTTCGGGCTGCGGTAG
- a CDS encoding extradiol ring-cleavage dioxygenase class III protein subunit B: MADVVAVIASTHHPFYYRASTATGDDRPPFADEWVAKITAFRETLTRARPDVLVMVGSDHFHQLWLDNMPQFLVGKAPFYDANWYNEEREFGLPTMLLKGQEDLSAHILRAGLDRGFDLAFSNELRIDHSVTCPIITLRPEADLPIVPIYTNIFAPPLPQPKRFVQLGQAIREIVDSWPSHLRVAIIGTGHLSLELGGPRQFGPHGPDPEFDRKAVEWIATGDLDRCLAEVTLDSLHSPGNATHGFMDFMLMMGVAGAGQKADHVDSLDLFHTMEAYFTWYPNGAPAR; encoded by the coding sequence ATGGCCGACGTCGTCGCGGTGATCGCCTCGACCCACCATCCCTTCTACTACCGGGCCAGCACGGCCACCGGCGACGACCGCCCGCCGTTCGCCGACGAGTGGGTTGCCAAGATCACCGCGTTCCGCGAGACCCTGACCCGGGCCAGGCCGGACGTGCTGGTGATGGTCGGCTCGGACCACTTCCACCAGCTGTGGCTGGACAACATGCCGCAGTTCCTGGTCGGCAAGGCGCCGTTCTACGACGCCAACTGGTACAACGAGGAACGCGAGTTCGGCCTGCCCACGATGCTGCTCAAGGGACAGGAGGACCTGTCCGCGCACATCCTGCGGGCCGGCCTGGACCGGGGCTTCGACCTGGCGTTCAGCAACGAGCTGCGGATCGACCACAGCGTCACCTGCCCGATCATCACCCTACGGCCCGAGGCCGACCTGCCCATCGTGCCGATCTACACCAACATCTTCGCGCCGCCGCTGCCGCAGCCGAAGCGGTTCGTGCAGCTCGGCCAGGCGATCCGCGAGATCGTCGACTCGTGGCCCAGCCACCTGCGCGTCGCCATCATCGGCACCGGCCACCTGTCGCTGGAGCTGGGCGGGCCGCGCCAGTTCGGCCCGCACGGCCCGGACCCGGAGTTCGACCGCAAGGCCGTGGAGTGGATCGCGACCGGCGACCTCGACCGCTGCCTGGCCGAGGTGACGCTGGACAGCCTGCACTCGCCCGGCAACGCCACCCACGGCTTCATGGACTTCATGCTGATGATGGGCGTCGCGGGCGCCGGCCAGAAGGCCGACCACGTGGACAGCCTCGACCTGTTCCACACCATGGAGGCGTACTTCACCTGGTATCCGAACGGAGCGCCGGCCCGATGA
- a CDS encoding carbohydrate ABC transporter permease has protein sequence MSRGERTLRYVLLVVVLLITVGPFLWQLSTSLKGAGEDIYTSTPNLLPQQPTVHNYSRVADAIPVFRYIGNSLLVAALTVGGNLVFSTLAGFAIARLRFRGRGAVLALFLATLVLPGEVTIISQFVTIRDLGLADSLVGVALPSMIAALNVLLLYNAFRALPVDIDQAAVVDGANVWQRLTRVSLPAVRGTLAVVAIFSFIAAWDDFLWPLIVLTSPEKFTLTVGLQYLSGTFTQDQRVVAAGTMIAFLPIAVLFSLLQRYFFKGVEEGGVKG, from the coding sequence ATGAGCCGCGGGGAGAGGACGCTGCGCTACGTCCTGCTGGTGGTCGTCCTGCTGATCACCGTCGGACCGTTCCTGTGGCAGCTGTCGACGTCGCTCAAGGGCGCCGGCGAGGACATCTACACATCCACCCCCAATCTGCTGCCCCAGCAGCCGACGGTGCACAACTACAGCCGGGTCGCCGATGCGATCCCGGTGTTCCGGTACATCGGCAACTCGCTGCTGGTGGCGGCGCTGACGGTCGGCGGCAACCTGGTGTTCTCGACGCTCGCCGGCTTTGCCATCGCGCGGCTGAGATTCCGCGGCCGCGGCGCGGTGCTGGCGCTGTTCCTGGCCACCCTGGTGCTGCCCGGCGAGGTCACGATCATCAGCCAGTTCGTCACCATCCGGGACCTGGGACTGGCCGACAGCCTCGTCGGGGTCGCCCTGCCCTCGATGATCGCGGCGTTGAACGTGCTGCTGCTCTACAACGCCTTCCGCGCGTTGCCGGTGGACATCGACCAGGCAGCGGTGGTCGACGGCGCGAACGTCTGGCAGCGGCTGACCCGGGTGTCGCTGCCCGCGGTGCGCGGCACCCTCGCGGTGGTGGCGATCTTCTCGTTCATCGCCGCGTGGGACGACTTCCTGTGGCCGCTGATCGTGCTCACCTCCCCGGAGAAGTTCACGCTCACCGTCGGCCTGCAGTACCTGTCCGGCACGTTCACGCAGGACCAGCGGGTCGTCGCGGCGGGCACGATGATCGCGTTCCTGCCGATCGCCGTGCTGTTCAGCCTGCTGCAGCGCTATTTCTTCAAGGGTGTCGAGGAAGGTGGAGTCAAAGGATGA
- a CDS encoding TetR/AcrR family transcriptional regulator, whose amino-acid sequence MVAEQNRTQLIEVATDLLTTGGPDAVTTRAVATAAGLQPPAIYRLFGDKEGLLDAVAEHAYSSYARGKIVDRGADPLDDFRTGWDLHVGFGLANPSVFTLMADPARAGRSRAALAGRAVLLGRVRRIAAAGRLRVGEQHAADLTHAIGTGTILTLIATPPSRRDLSLADTAYHSVLSAILTDAPVLPDSKATTAAAALRTTLPDLAAFSEAERRLLAEWLERITTGPQPLRAP is encoded by the coding sequence ATGGTTGCGGAGCAGAACCGGACACAGCTGATCGAGGTGGCCACCGACCTGCTGACCACGGGCGGGCCGGACGCGGTCACCACACGGGCCGTCGCCACCGCGGCCGGGCTGCAACCACCGGCGATCTACCGGTTGTTCGGGGACAAGGAAGGTCTGCTCGACGCGGTGGCCGAGCACGCGTACTCCTCGTACGCGCGGGGAAAGATCGTGGACCGGGGGGCCGACCCGCTCGACGACTTCCGGACCGGGTGGGATCTGCATGTGGGGTTCGGGCTCGCCAACCCGAGCGTGTTCACCCTCATGGCCGATCCCGCCCGGGCCGGCCGGTCGCGGGCCGCCCTGGCCGGCCGTGCGGTGCTGCTCGGCCGGGTCCGGCGGATCGCCGCGGCGGGCCGGTTGCGGGTCGGCGAGCAGCACGCGGCGGATCTGACCCACGCCATCGGCACCGGCACGATCCTCACGCTGATCGCCACCCCGCCGAGCCGGCGCGACCTCAGCCTCGCCGACACGGCCTACCACTCGGTGCTCAGCGCCATCCTCACCGACGCCCCGGTGCTGCCCGACTCGAAGGCCACCACGGCCGCCGCTGCCCTGCGCACCACGCTGCCCGATCTGGCGGCCTTCAGCGAGGCCGAGCGCCGGTTGCTCGCCGAATGGCTCGAGCGCATCACAACCGGACCGCAACCTTTGCGCGCTCCTTGA
- a CDS encoding LysR family transcriptional regulator: MDLRQIEYFVAVAEEANFTKAAERVHITQSGVSAQIRQFEREVGAELFDRSSRTVRLTAAGQAALPYARSALAAAEGFRQAVDDVTGLVRGQLRLGMVVGCTVTPLFEALAAFHYAHPSIEITLSEANSDVLVEQVRAGVVDVALIGAAGEVPDGLTAHTVVSDGLVAVVPPEHALAAATEVTLRRLLAYQLICLPEGTGIRSVLDQACVAAGVRPKVALQATAPGAVAGLADRGLGVAILSSSTAAAHPELIAVPITDVAVPALLALVWRTEGTVLAAFLPYCRKTFAAPE, encoded by the coding sequence ATGGATCTACGGCAGATCGAGTACTTCGTCGCGGTGGCCGAGGAAGCGAACTTCACCAAGGCTGCCGAGCGCGTCCACATCACCCAGTCCGGCGTCAGCGCCCAGATCCGTCAGTTCGAACGCGAGGTCGGGGCCGAGCTCTTCGACCGCTCGTCCCGCACGGTGCGGCTCACCGCCGCGGGACAAGCCGCGCTTCCGTACGCCCGCAGCGCGCTGGCCGCCGCCGAGGGTTTCCGCCAGGCGGTCGACGACGTCACCGGGCTGGTCCGCGGGCAGCTGCGGCTCGGCATGGTCGTCGGCTGCACCGTCACGCCGCTGTTCGAGGCGCTGGCGGCGTTCCACTACGCCCATCCCAGCATCGAGATCACCCTGAGCGAGGCCAACTCCGACGTGCTCGTCGAGCAGGTCCGTGCCGGGGTGGTGGACGTCGCGCTGATCGGTGCGGCGGGCGAGGTCCCGGACGGGCTGACGGCCCACACGGTGGTCAGCGACGGGCTGGTGGCCGTGGTGCCACCCGAGCATGCCCTGGCAGCGGCGACTGAGGTGACTCTGCGGCGGCTGCTGGCGTACCAGTTGATCTGCCTGCCGGAGGGCACCGGCATCCGCAGCGTGCTCGATCAGGCGTGCGTGGCCGCCGGGGTGCGGCCCAAGGTGGCGTTGCAGGCCACCGCCCCCGGTGCGGTCGCCGGCCTGGCCGACCGGGGGTTGGGCGTCGCGATCCTGAGCAGCTCGACGGCGGCGGCCCACCCCGAGCTGATCGCCGTGCCGATCACCGATGTGGCCGTGCCGGCCCTGCTCGCCCTCGTGTGGCGGACGGAGGGCACGGTGCTGGCCGCCTTCCTGCCGTACTGCCGGAAGACCTTCGCCGCGCCGGAGTGA
- a CDS encoding carbohydrate ABC transporter permease, which translates to MRSHRWFTPWMLVAPALIWLLGFSVWPSINTLRLSFTDAKPLGGGADFVGLRNYTDLLHDSQVRDALLNSVVYLAICLPLLTALPLLIAVLVEKPIKGIAFFRTAFYTPVIASAVVVGLLWTWLLDDRGFINNVAQRLHVIQGPLPFLTDRWLVIISAVSLTVWKGLGYYMIVYLAALGNVGKDLHEAAMMDGAGPVRRFWSVTVPAVRGTIFLVAILVCVAALRVFSELYILTGGKGGPGGQDSSLVMLIQQYARGFYGDLGYASALSVLLFVVTLIPMLILARLNARGNR; encoded by the coding sequence GTGAGATCGCACCGCTGGTTCACGCCGTGGATGTTGGTGGCTCCCGCGCTGATCTGGTTGCTCGGGTTCAGCGTGTGGCCGTCCATCAACACCCTGCGGTTGTCCTTCACCGATGCCAAGCCGCTCGGCGGTGGCGCCGACTTCGTGGGCCTGCGCAACTACACCGACCTGCTGCACGACAGCCAGGTACGGGACGCGCTGCTCAACAGCGTCGTCTACCTGGCGATCTGCCTGCCGCTACTGACCGCGCTGCCGCTGCTGATCGCCGTGCTGGTGGAGAAGCCGATCAAAGGCATCGCGTTCTTCCGTACGGCGTTCTACACCCCCGTCATCGCGTCGGCTGTCGTGGTCGGTCTGTTGTGGACGTGGCTGCTCGACGACCGCGGTTTCATCAACAACGTGGCCCAGCGGTTGCACGTCATCCAGGGACCCTTGCCGTTCCTCACCGACCGCTGGCTGGTGATCATCAGCGCGGTGAGCCTGACCGTGTGGAAGGGCCTCGGCTACTACATGATCGTGTACCTCGCCGCGCTCGGGAACGTCGGCAAGGACCTGCACGAGGCCGCGATGATGGACGGCGCGGGGCCGGTCCGGCGCTTCTGGAGCGTCACGGTCCCCGCCGTCCGGGGCACGATCTTCCTCGTCGCGATCCTGGTCTGCGTCGCCGCGCTGCGGGTGTTCTCCGAGCTCTACATCCTCACCGGTGGCAAGGGCGGGCCGGGCGGGCAGGACTCGTCGCTGGTGATGCTCATCCAGCAGTACGCCCGCGGGTTCTACGGCGACCTCGGCTACGCCTCCGCGCTCAGCGTGCTGCTGTTCGTGGTGACGCTGATCCCGATGCTGATCCTGGCCCGGCTCAACGCCCGGGGGAACCGATGA
- a CDS encoding ABC transporter substrate-binding protein: MRIRKASIAALAVLTLGLTACGSGDDADSGSGKITGKVTLQTWALTPKFTGYLNEVIAGFKAKYPGTDVQLLDQPGDGYADKVLSQAASNSLPDVVNLPPDFALPLAQQDLLADVSKGGLDLSSTYVPGSIDAYKFNGLDGVYGYPWYLNTDLNYWNKTKFAKCGLDANQPPATTQELFTQAATMHTRCPDEYLMSRKPTIVDFTLAGIPIVSDDGKKFVFNTDQAAALVDQYRDAFKAGLMPPTVLNSDYLGNSKLFTQGKVAWSTGGATSLKDFTTDNPSLKGNVAVSKALDTPPLYVQGLSVSKKSKNLATARALAEWVTDADNQNKFGHLVNVFPSTSASASDPYFAKDDGTDIGKARALAFEELKTAKNLQPYEVNQAMQTYLDQQIALAVKGDETSKKALDDAVAKLNTMLARQ; encoded by the coding sequence ATGCGTATCCGAAAAGCTTCCATCGCCGCACTCGCTGTCCTGACCCTCGGCCTGACGGCCTGCGGATCCGGTGACGACGCGGACTCGGGCAGCGGGAAGATCACCGGCAAGGTGACCCTGCAGACCTGGGCGCTCACCCCCAAGTTCACCGGCTACCTCAACGAGGTCATCGCCGGGTTCAAGGCCAAGTATCCCGGCACCGACGTGCAGCTGCTGGACCAGCCCGGTGACGGCTACGCCGACAAGGTGCTGTCGCAGGCCGCGTCGAACTCGCTGCCCGACGTGGTCAACCTGCCGCCCGACTTCGCCCTGCCGCTGGCCCAGCAGGACCTGCTGGCGGACGTCAGCAAGGGCGGTCTCGACCTCAGCTCCACGTACGTGCCCGGCTCGATCGATGCGTACAAGTTCAACGGGCTGGACGGGGTCTACGGCTACCCGTGGTACCTCAACACCGACCTGAACTACTGGAACAAGACCAAGTTCGCCAAGTGCGGGCTGGACGCGAACCAGCCGCCGGCCACCACGCAGGAGTTGTTCACGCAGGCCGCGACGATGCACACCAGGTGCCCCGACGAATACCTGATGAGCCGCAAGCCCACCATCGTCGACTTCACGCTGGCCGGCATCCCGATCGTCAGCGACGACGGCAAGAAGTTCGTGTTCAACACCGACCAGGCCGCCGCGCTGGTCGACCAGTACCGCGACGCCTTCAAGGCCGGCCTGATGCCGCCGACCGTGCTCAACAGCGACTACCTCGGCAACTCCAAGCTGTTCACCCAGGGCAAGGTCGCGTGGTCCACCGGCGGCGCCACCAGCCTCAAGGACTTCACCACCGACAACCCGAGCCTCAAGGGCAATGTCGCGGTCAGCAAGGCCCTGGACACCCCGCCGCTGTACGTGCAGGGGCTGAGCGTGTCGAAGAAGAGCAAGAACCTGGCCACCGCCCGCGCACTCGCCGAGTGGGTGACCGACGCCGACAACCAGAACAAGTTCGGCCACCTGGTCAACGTGTTCCCGTCGACCAGCGCGTCGGCGTCCGACCCGTACTTCGCCAAGGACGACGGCACCGACATCGGCAAGGCCCGCGCGCTGGCTTTCGAGGAGCTGAAGACGGCGAAGAACCTCCAGCCGTACGAGGTCAACCAGGCCATGCAGACGTACCTGGACCAGCAGATCGCGCTCGCGGTCAAGGGTGACGAAACCAGCAAGAAGGCCCTCGACGACGCCGTCGCCAAGCTGAACACGATGCTGGCCCGGCAGTGA
- a CDS encoding trans-aconitate 2-methyltransferase, whose product MAHDDAHWIAYNAGQGGRPVRPLLLTALEQAGPGRTAIDLGCGAGVETRALLAAGWRVHAIDGSPETEALVKRTVGGVHPRLTVSVRHFAELTELPPADLIHAGYSLPYQPPESFRRVWQLMLAALRPGGLLAVNLFGANDEWAGTPGETYLTLEAVRDLVAGLEIRSWQEEDAVGPAYSGSKHWHVFDIVAAKL is encoded by the coding sequence TTGGCACACGACGACGCGCATTGGATCGCGTACAACGCCGGTCAGGGTGGGCGGCCGGTCCGCCCGCTGCTGCTGACCGCGCTGGAGCAGGCGGGCCCGGGCCGCACGGCGATCGATCTGGGCTGCGGTGCCGGGGTCGAGACGCGCGCCCTGCTCGCCGCGGGCTGGCGGGTGCACGCGATCGACGGCTCGCCCGAGACAGAAGCGCTGGTCAAGCGGACGGTTGGTGGGGTGCACCCGCGGTTGACCGTGAGCGTGCGCCACTTCGCCGAGCTCACCGAGCTGCCGCCGGCCGACCTCATCCATGCCGGCTACTCACTGCCCTATCAGCCGCCCGAGTCGTTCCGCCGGGTCTGGCAGCTGATGCTGGCCGCGCTGCGGCCGGGCGGGCTGCTGGCGGTCAACCTGTTCGGTGCCAACGACGAGTGGGCCGGGACCCCGGGCGAGACCTATCTGACCCTGGAGGCCGTGCGCGACCTGGTCGCCGGCCTCGAGATCCGCTCCTGGCAGGAGGAGGACGCCGTCGGGCCGGCGTACAGCGGATCCAAGCACTGGCACGTGTTCGACATCGTCGCGGCGAAGCTCTAG